The window TACTGGCATGGCTACCTGAAACTCAAATAGAAGAGATATTAGCTGATTGTAATTTTGAAAAACGTACAGAAAAAACAATAACCAATAAAGACGATTTTTTAGAACATTTAAAACTAGTTAAAAAGCAAGGATGGGCTATAGATGATGGGGAGGATATCACTGAAATCTGTTGTATTGCAGCACCAATTTATAATGCAGAGGGTAATGTTATTGCTGCATTAGGTATTAATGGTATGCAGTCTCAGTATGAAAATGGCAAAAAACAGCAACATTTAAACAACTTATTAGCGACATGTAAAAAAATATCAGATGCAGTTAATCACCGATAAAATTTCAATTATTTAATAATAAAATAGAGGGAAATATATGCAAATTAAAAAAACGATAGATAAAATTCCTGGTGGGTTGATGTTGGTTCCTTTATTTTTAGGGGCTCTGTGCAATACTTTTTTTCCTAATGCGGGAGCTTATTTAGGCTCATTTAGTAACGGATTAATTAAAGGAACTGTTCCTATTTTAGCTGTTTGGTTTTTCTGTATGGGGGCATCTATCGAGTTAAAAGCAACAGGGGCAATGCTAAGAAAATCAGGTGTATTAGTTTTAACTAAAATTGCTACTGCTTGGGTTGTTGCTCTTATTGCTGGTACATTTTGGACTCATGGCTATATGGTTGAAGGTGGTATTTTTGCTGGTATTTCAGTACTTGCTTTAGTTGCATCAATGGATATGACTAATGGTGGATTATATGCTGCATTAATGAATCAATATGGATCTAAAGAAGAAGCCGGTGCTTTCGTTCTTATGTCATTAGAATCAGGACCATTAATGACGATGGTTATCCTTGGTGCTTCTGGTATTGCAACATTTGAACCGCAATTATTTGTCGGTGCTGTATTACCTTTTTTAATTGGATTCCTATTAGGTAATCTTGATCCAGATTTACGAAAAATGTTTGGTGGTGCAGTACAAACACTTATTCCGTTCTTTGCATTTGCTTTAGGTAATGGTATCAATTTACAAGTTATTGCTCATACAGGTTTAGCCGGTATTCTTCTTGGTTTAGGTGTTATTGTTATTACCGGTATTCCATTAATTTTAGCTGATAAATTTTTAGGCGGTGGTAATGGTACAGCGGGTATTGGTGCATCAAGTACTGCTGGTGCTGCAGTTGCTACACCGATGTTAATTGGTGAAATGGCGCCTGAATTTAAGCCTATTGCGCCAGCTGCGACAGCGCTTGTTGCAACGAGTGTTATTGTGACGTCTATTGTGGTACCGGTTTTAACCTCTCTTTGGGCTAAACGTTTCGGTACCAATAAAGTGAGTAATACTTAATCGCAAATAGATTGAACTTAATATTTTTATGTTAACCGTTTTATTATAGAGGTAATTATTGTGGATATAAGACAAAGCATTCATAGCGATCACGCTAAACAACTCGATACTGAAGGATTAAGAAAAGAGTTTTTGATCGAGAAAATTTTTGAAGCAGATCAATATACGATGGTTTATAGCCATATAGATCGTATTGTTGTTGGTGGCATTATGCCGGTTGCAAAGAAAGTATCTATTAGTGATGAAGTTGGTAAACAATTTGGTGTCAGTTATTTCTTAGAACGAAGGGAGTTTGGCGCAATTAATATTGGTGGTGATGCAACTGTTACTGTTGATGGTGTGGTG is drawn from Orbaceae bacterium BiB and contains these coding sequences:
- the kdgT gene encoding 2-keto-3-deoxygluconate transporter encodes the protein MQIKKTIDKIPGGLMLVPLFLGALCNTFFPNAGAYLGSFSNGLIKGTVPILAVWFFCMGASIELKATGAMLRKSGVLVLTKIATAWVVALIAGTFWTHGYMVEGGIFAGISVLALVASMDMTNGGLYAALMNQYGSKEEAGAFVLMSLESGPLMTMVILGASGIATFEPQLFVGAVLPFLIGFLLGNLDPDLRKMFGGAVQTLIPFFAFALGNGINLQVIAHTGLAGILLGLGVIVITGIPLILADKFLGGGNGTAGIGASSTAGAAVATPMLIGEMAPEFKPIAPAATALVATSVIVTSIVVPVLTSLWAKRFGTNKVSNT